The genomic stretch ATCAATCGATAACAGATCAATACGAGATCATTAATCTGTGGGGAGCGAAGATTACCATTCTATCCCCCAATCAAAAGGCATTTTCTAAGTTAAGTGCAAAATGGAAGAAAGAAGAAATTAAGATTCGTGAAAAGAGCGCTTCGTCTTTAAAATTGGCGTCTCACAATGATTACAATATTAGAATAGAAGACTTTAATATCGATCAGGAACAAGAAGACAGTTCTGTAGAAAATGGCAGCAGCATCGCTTTCCTCCTGGAATATAAAAGTGAAAAAATGCTCCTAACAGCGGACAGCCATCCTAATAAAATAGCTGATACAATACAGAGAATCTGGATAGGACAAAAAATTACTTTAAAGTATATGCAGATTCCACATCACGGCAGTAAATATAACACGTCAAAAAAGCTATTAGATTTGATTGATTGCCGTGAATTTATCATATCTGGAGATGCTTACAATAAACATAATTTACCCAATAAGGAGACTATGGTGAAATATATTAAAGCTTTTCCCTACGATGATATTACGTTTCACGTTACAGCAAGAAACCCACTTACAGAAAAGATTTTTGAGGTGGACAAGCCTAGGAAAGTAAACTTGGATTTTCCGAAGGCAGGTAACTATTATTTAGAGTTTGAGTTAGGATGAAAGATATAGGAGATAATATTATTAGGATTAATAACCCTTATGGTTATGGAAGCGGATTTGTCTTTTCGCCTGAGAATGATGAATCTCTGGTGTATCTCTTAACTTCAAGACATAATCTAGTAGACGAAGAAAACAGGCAGCAATGGAATCCGGAACAATTAACAATTGATTATAGGATAGCTTATACCAATAAAAGTTTCGCATTGACACGGGAAGAGATTATCCATTGCGGAAATAATAATGATAATGAAGATATTGGCCTAATTATCATTCGAAAAGACAAGTTCATCGGTGGACATACTTGGTTAACACCACAAAAGCTATGTAAACTAACTGGTGGAGAGCGTTTAGCTACAGTTTCAGGATTTCCCAAACTTACTTCGGGCAAACAGATTC from Algoriphagus sp. NG3 encodes the following:
- a CDS encoding ComEC/Rec2 family competence protein — encoded protein: MKVRFLNVGCGDCIHVLFTDTEGQNRNILIDGGVENGDIYDKTLRKVIESIVKKGEVIDLWIITHIDDDHIGGILRLLKDDELFYKVDLSKTQFWYNYSNWDYDTGIRRNNLKSVKQGVRLRDFLIENSLVNQSITDQYEIINLWGAKITILSPNQKAFSKLSAKWKKEEIKIREKSASSLKLASHNDYNIRIEDFNIDQEQEDSSVENGSSIAFLLEYKSEKMLLTADSHPNKIADTIQRIWIGQKITLKYMQIPHHGSKYNTSKKLLDLIDCREFIISGDAYNKHNLPNKETMVKYIKAFPYDDITFHVTARNPLTEKIFEVDKPRKVNLDFPKAGNYYLEFELG